The Peribacillus simplex genome contains a region encoding:
- a CDS encoding aldehyde dehydrogenase family protein yields MISTYPFVSGKYLVNGEWKEPADKVDVVNPAYTSEVVGQVAKCSEEIVNDAIEAAENAFETWSRSDIGERANRMNTAAEELSKVIEENVTVFVRENGKTLVEAKKDLLRCVEVMKGCAAELLDWWKPEVLPGNQKVQIRRRARGVTAIITPWNSPMILTFKRVIPAVLAGNAVVVKPATNCPLTIMTCLKVVAEHFPPGVINIISGSGKAIGDKLCSDSRVRTLAFVGSTETGKDIMQKSAGNLQKVYMELGGNDPAIILEDANMDEAAIKRLRMGILRAAGQVCSAVKRVYVQESRYDEVVEKLTKEFSRMVIGDGIQPDVTMGPLNNKAQYDFVNGLIERTAKSGGNIITTGIQLNPETWDKGYYMLPSIITGVDQQSELVRVEQFGPIIPILPFNDIDEAVKLANDSEFALRASVWTENEDIAVEMADRLEAGAVFHNNHTVFSDLALDFPGLKESGVSRETRHCGLEFFADSYGFAD; encoded by the coding sequence ATGATTTCGACATACCCATTTGTTTCAGGAAAATACCTAGTTAATGGAGAATGGAAAGAACCGGCGGATAAAGTCGATGTAGTAAATCCGGCATATACATCGGAAGTAGTTGGCCAGGTGGCTAAATGCTCTGAAGAAATCGTGAATGACGCGATTGAAGCGGCAGAAAATGCTTTTGAAACGTGGTCTCGCTCTGATATTGGGGAACGGGCTAACCGGATGAACACTGCGGCAGAAGAACTTTCAAAAGTAATCGAGGAAAATGTTACAGTTTTTGTACGTGAAAATGGCAAAACACTTGTTGAAGCTAAAAAGGATTTACTGCGCTGTGTGGAAGTCATGAAGGGCTGTGCAGCAGAATTACTTGATTGGTGGAAGCCTGAAGTGCTCCCTGGAAATCAAAAAGTCCAGATCCGAAGAAGGGCAAGAGGTGTCACGGCAATTATCACACCGTGGAACTCACCAATGATATTAACCTTTAAAAGGGTCATACCTGCTGTTTTGGCAGGCAATGCCGTTGTCGTAAAACCTGCAACGAATTGCCCGTTAACGATAATGACCTGTTTAAAAGTAGTTGCTGAACATTTTCCTCCAGGAGTCATCAATATAATCTCCGGATCAGGAAAAGCAATCGGCGACAAACTATGTTCCGATTCACGCGTACGGACATTGGCGTTTGTCGGAAGTACGGAAACCGGAAAAGATATCATGCAGAAATCAGCTGGAAATCTGCAAAAAGTATATATGGAACTTGGCGGAAATGACCCTGCCATCATTTTGGAAGATGCCAATATGGATGAAGCCGCTATCAAACGTTTGAGGATGGGGATTTTACGGGCGGCGGGTCAGGTCTGTTCTGCAGTAAAAAGAGTGTACGTCCAAGAATCACGTTATGATGAGGTTGTGGAAAAGCTGACCAAAGAGTTTAGCCGGATGGTAATTGGTGATGGAATTCAGCCTGACGTGACTATGGGTCCATTGAATAATAAAGCACAATATGACTTTGTGAATGGCTTGATCGAACGTACCGCTAAATCAGGAGGAAATATAATCACGACTGGCATTCAGCTGAATCCTGAGACTTGGGATAAAGGTTATTATATGCTTCCTTCCATTATTACTGGTGTCGATCAGCAGAGCGAATTGGTTCGGGTAGAACAATTTGGACCCATCATTCCAATTTTACCTTTCAATGATATTGATGAAGCTGTAAAATTAGCGAATGATAGTGAGTTTGCGCTGCGTGCATCTGTTTGGACCGAGAATGAAGATATCGCTGTCGAAATGGCTGATCGCCTCGAAGCTGGTGCGGTTTTCCATAATAATCATACCGTTTTCAGCGACTTGGCTCTGGATTTCCCTGGCTTAAAAGAAAGTGGTGTTTCGCGGGAAACAAGACATTGCGGTTTGGAATTCTTTGCGGACTCGTACGGGTTTGCTGATTGA
- the nadX gene encoding aspartate dehydrogenase, translating into MKLGLIGCGNIGKFLLQAINNDGLLPGGKIVAIYARREEIGAQLAEEFGTQPFRDVDELLKSDVDLVIEAATIEAAEEYALKVLKSGKDLLLSSIGVMANPAFEEQSNQICKMNNVNILLPSGAIGGLDVLKSAKAVNGLESVCITTRKPPNALPAGSTVTEETVLFEGSAAEAIKQFPRNINVAIVLSMAGLGSEKTKVKIIADPNVLKNNHLIEASGSFGKLKLEVENDPMPNNPKTSYLAALSVLATLQNKEKSVQIG; encoded by the coding sequence ATGAAATTAGGTTTAATCGGGTGCGGTAATATCGGGAAATTTCTGCTTCAGGCCATTAATAACGACGGGCTACTTCCAGGTGGGAAAATCGTTGCGATTTATGCCCGCCGTGAAGAAATCGGGGCACAACTAGCTGAAGAATTCGGGACACAGCCATTTAGGGATGTCGATGAACTCCTTAAATCCGATGTAGATTTAGTCATAGAGGCTGCAACGATTGAAGCAGCTGAAGAGTATGCATTGAAAGTGCTTAAAAGCGGGAAGGATCTCTTGCTGAGCAGTATTGGCGTGATGGCGAATCCTGCCTTTGAAGAACAATCAAATCAGATTTGTAAAATGAATAACGTGAATATTCTCCTTCCGTCTGGTGCGATTGGAGGTCTCGATGTACTAAAGTCTGCAAAAGCGGTGAATGGCCTTGAATCTGTTTGCATCACCACTAGAAAACCGCCAAACGCATTGCCTGCAGGTTCTACAGTGACTGAAGAAACGGTATTATTTGAAGGATCTGCTGCAGAAGCGATCAAACAGTTTCCGAGAAACATTAATGTTGCGATTGTGCTGTCCATGGCTGGTCTTGGATCTGAGAAGACGAAAGTGAAAATCATTGCCGATCCAAATGTGTTAAAAAACAATCACCTGATAGAAGCGTCAGGTTCGTTCGGGAAACTGAAACTGGAAGTGGAAAATGATCCGATGCCAAATAATCCGAAAACGAGTTATCTAGCGGCATTAAGTGTTTTGGCTACTCTGCAAAATAAGGAAAAGAGCGTTCAAATTGGGTAA
- a CDS encoding aromatic ring-hydroxylating oxygenase subunit alpha, producing MLKTDKSLDEMSKQQVINYLTETVKPEEGAIPAYLLGDPKVYDIEHEKVFLKTWVFIGHDSEVPNKGDFMTRELAGYSLIITRDAEGEIRAFYNMCTHRGMKLCRADKGNKSLFTCPYHGFNFKNTGELVGVPLQKDIYGGNLDRAEMGLHKVKLESYKGLLFGTWNEDAEPLEEFLGDIKWYLDILVGRAEMEVIGVPQRFVVNSNWKVGSDNFVGDSYHTMVTHGSIAKLGMVPNATYSKRGFQIHTDNGHGLNLGTPNPDFAFPEELKDEFKTNLSEEQYGVLSNLKNMIGNVFPNLSFLISHTKIKDQFISNTSIRMWRPIGHNKMEVIAWMLVEKNASQDWKDRSRDSFILTFSPSGIFEQDDTEVFTDITEAAQGPMPFLKNLTYNYTMGLHREPVDFIGPGVAYDDKFTEASQRNFYKYWLELMTK from the coding sequence ATGCTTAAAACTGATAAATCCTTAGATGAAATGTCGAAACAGCAAGTTATTAACTATCTGACCGAAACGGTTAAACCAGAGGAAGGCGCTATACCTGCATACCTCCTTGGAGACCCAAAGGTTTATGATATAGAACATGAAAAAGTGTTTTTGAAAACATGGGTTTTTATAGGTCATGATTCTGAAGTACCCAACAAAGGAGACTTCATGACCCGTGAACTGGCTGGCTACTCGCTCATCATCACTCGTGATGCAGAAGGGGAAATCAGGGCGTTTTATAATATGTGCACACATCGCGGAATGAAACTATGCCGTGCAGATAAAGGGAACAAGTCATTATTTACGTGTCCCTACCATGGGTTTAATTTCAAAAACACTGGTGAGCTTGTAGGGGTGCCATTACAAAAGGACATATATGGGGGCAATCTTGACCGGGCGGAAATGGGCCTTCACAAAGTGAAGCTTGAATCCTATAAAGGTCTTTTATTTGGAACTTGGAATGAAGATGCAGAGCCGCTTGAAGAGTTTCTTGGAGACATTAAATGGTATTTGGATATACTCGTAGGTCGTGCAGAAATGGAAGTAATCGGGGTCCCGCAAAGATTCGTTGTCAATTCAAACTGGAAGGTTGGTTCCGATAACTTTGTTGGTGATTCCTATCATACGATGGTCACACACGGATCCATTGCCAAACTGGGCATGGTGCCCAATGCTACCTATTCAAAGCGTGGTTTTCAAATCCATACGGATAACGGGCATGGACTGAACTTAGGGACACCTAACCCAGACTTCGCTTTCCCGGAAGAATTGAAAGATGAATTTAAAACTAATTTGTCTGAAGAACAATATGGAGTGTTATCAAACTTGAAGAATATGATTGGGAACGTTTTCCCCAACTTATCATTTTTAATATCCCATACAAAAATCAAAGACCAATTCATATCCAACACTTCAATTAGGATGTGGCGGCCAATCGGTCACAATAAAATGGAAGTGATCGCTTGGATGCTCGTGGAAAAGAACGCTTCCCAAGATTGGAAAGATAGATCAAGAGATTCATTTATATTGACCTTTAGCCCATCAGGTATTTTCGAACAGGATGATACGGAAGTGTTTACGGATATTACTGAAGCAGCCCAAGGCCCAATGCCTTTCCTAAAGAATTTAACCTACAATTATACAATGGGGCTTCATCGTGAACCAGTTGATTTTATAGGACCTGGTGTTGCTTATGATGATAAATTCACTGAAGCGAGCCAAAGGAATTTTTACAAGTACTGGCTTGAATTAATGACGAAATGA
- a CDS encoding aromatic-ring-hydroxylating dioxygenase subunit beta, which yields MNVEKMLLKCEFEQWLYDEAQLLDDIEFDDWFDLMHSSLRYQMPVRVNKEGVERPDYSTEMFTFNDDIELLKLRVDRLKTDYAWAEIPPSRTRRFVSNVRVKDYVEGEKAVVKSYLLIYRSRSTDIQHDLISGERNDEFIFEEGKWKLSKRIFIVDQSTINTRNLAIFV from the coding sequence ATGAATGTGGAGAAAATGTTGCTCAAATGTGAATTTGAACAGTGGCTGTATGATGAAGCTCAACTATTGGATGATATTGAATTTGATGATTGGTTCGATTTAATGCACTCCAGCTTGCGTTATCAAATGCCTGTACGTGTAAATAAAGAAGGTGTGGAACGCCCGGATTATTCAACGGAAATGTTTACATTTAATGATGATATTGAGCTGCTTAAACTGCGCGTGGATCGTTTGAAAACGGATTATGCTTGGGCGGAAATACCGCCGTCAAGAACACGGCGTTTTGTCTCTAATGTACGTGTTAAAGACTATGTTGAAGGTGAAAAGGCAGTCGTCAAGAGCTATCTGCTTATCTATCGAAGCCGCAGCACGGATATTCAACATGATTTGATTTCGGGGGAACGAAATGATGAATTCATTTTCGAAGAAGGTAAGTGGAAACTTTCCAAAAGGATATTCATTGTTGATCAATCAACGATAAATACCAGAAATCTTGCTATCTTCGTATAA
- a CDS encoding SDR family NAD(P)-dependent oxidoreductase: MAMALKDKVVLITGGNSGIGEAVTRRFIQEGAKVSIIGRSIETLKKMKEEFGEEILINQGDVSKYEDNERAVQATVEQFGKLDVFVANAGVFDGFAKFADVTPDALSEAYDFLIDINVKGSFFGAKAALEELQKSNGNIIFTVSGASFYPDGGGVWYTASKHAQIGLMRQLAFELAPNIRVNAVAPGGTLTALSVIPPLRPFVKIVDNETKANSIKKRNPLQLAQMPEDHVAAYVLLASDAARAITGEVISSDGGLSVRGLG; encoded by the coding sequence ATGGCAATGGCGTTAAAGGATAAAGTAGTGTTGATTACCGGGGGCAATTCAGGTATCGGAGAGGCTGTCACTAGACGTTTTATACAAGAAGGGGCAAAAGTCAGCATCATCGGACGCTCGATCGAAACGCTAAAGAAAATGAAAGAGGAATTTGGTGAAGAGATTCTCATTAACCAAGGCGATGTAAGCAAATATGAAGACAATGAGAGGGCTGTACAGGCCACAGTCGAGCAATTTGGAAAGCTGGACGTTTTCGTTGCTAATGCAGGTGTCTTTGATGGATTTGCTAAATTCGCCGACGTAACTCCCGATGCACTTTCCGAAGCATATGATTTTCTGATCGATATTAACGTTAAAGGATCTTTCTTCGGTGCTAAAGCCGCTCTTGAAGAATTGCAAAAATCGAATGGCAATATTATTTTCACCGTATCCGGTGCCAGTTTTTATCCGGATGGCGGCGGGGTGTGGTACACGGCAAGCAAGCATGCCCAAATAGGGCTGATGCGCCAACTTGCCTTTGAACTCGCTCCTAACATCAGGGTGAATGCTGTAGCGCCTGGTGGCACTCTGACAGCATTATCGGTCATCCCTCCCCTACGTCCATTCGTTAAAATAGTCGATAATGAAACGAAGGCTAACAGCATTAAAAAAAGAAACCCTCTTCAGCTTGCACAGATGCCCGAAGATCATGTAGCTGCATATGTCCTGTTAGCATCGGACGCAGCGCGTGCAATTACCGGCGAAGTCATCTCCAGTGATGGAGGGTTGTCAGTTCGCGGTCTGGGTTGA
- a CDS encoding VOC family protein — MAESLLGNRNINQLAFVVKDIEAANIDFTRLLGIKKAEPFLTGDSSVSKVTFRGVPTESQSKLAFLNTPTVQFELIEPDKNPGTMREFLDEVGEGIHHIAFDVDSIQKRLPIMENSGYPALQTGEFTSSDGRYVYVDTLDDHKTLVELLESAEPRKTAWEKPEDASVQPLLGTNKVEQLALVVNDLDAAADAYCKLLGIEKPPIIHSGSTDITNVIYKGKPTEGKSKYMFIDTPLIQIELIEPGESPSTWKDHLETYGEGVHHISFVVKDMEDKMKMLEEMGYPVIQTGNFFNGKGRYAYMDTTSTYKVIIELLERFDE; from the coding sequence ATGGCTGAATCACTATTGGGCAATAGGAATATTAATCAACTCGCATTTGTTGTAAAAGATATTGAGGCTGCAAATATAGATTTCACAAGACTGCTGGGGATAAAGAAGGCAGAACCATTTCTAACCGGTGACAGTTCTGTTTCGAAAGTCACTTTTAGAGGTGTACCAACGGAATCACAATCCAAACTGGCTTTTCTGAATACACCAACCGTCCAATTTGAACTAATAGAACCCGATAAAAATCCAGGAACGATGCGTGAGTTCCTGGATGAAGTAGGTGAAGGGATCCACCATATAGCTTTTGATGTAGACTCTATCCAAAAGAGGCTGCCAATCATGGAGAATAGCGGATATCCAGCTTTGCAAACGGGTGAATTCACTTCAAGTGACGGCCGATATGTATATGTGGATACACTGGATGATCACAAAACATTAGTTGAACTGCTTGAAAGTGCAGAGCCAAGAAAAACGGCATGGGAGAAACCGGAAGATGCAAGCGTTCAGCCGCTATTAGGGACTAACAAAGTGGAACAGCTTGCCTTAGTTGTAAACGACCTGGATGCGGCTGCAGATGCATATTGTAAGTTGTTGGGGATAGAAAAACCTCCCATCATTCATTCTGGTTCAACCGATATTACAAACGTGATCTACAAAGGGAAGCCCACTGAAGGAAAATCAAAATATATGTTCATCGATACCCCGTTGATTCAAATTGAATTGATCGAACCGGGAGAATCACCTAGTACGTGGAAAGATCATCTTGAAACATATGGTGAGGGCGTTCACCATATCTCTTTTGTCGTTAAAGACATGGAGGATAAAATGAAGATGTTAGAAGAAATGGGCTATCCGGTCATACAGACAGGTAACTTTTTTAACGGAAAAGGCCGATATGCCTATATGGATACAACATCGACCTATAAAGTAATTATTGAATTGTTAGAACGTTTTGATGAGTAA
- a CDS encoding CoxG family protein — MEISGKIKFDYSAEVIWEAMHNPELLKNAIPGCQDLSLVAAGEYDVELKLGVAAVKGDYTGKVKLKDLEVPYQYILNAEGSGKPGFVSAEMDCKIIPDGDGCQLIWECNADIGGMIASVGSRVIGGIAKFMAGKFFKDMERQLKTHQRI, encoded by the coding sequence ATGGAGATATCCGGAAAAATAAAATTTGATTATAGCGCAGAAGTGATTTGGGAAGCCATGCATAATCCGGAATTGCTCAAGAATGCCATTCCAGGATGTCAAGACCTTTCATTGGTTGCAGCTGGCGAATATGATGTTGAACTTAAGCTTGGTGTTGCAGCTGTAAAAGGTGACTACACGGGAAAGGTGAAATTGAAGGATTTGGAAGTGCCTTATCAGTATATTTTAAATGCTGAAGGCAGCGGGAAGCCAGGTTTTGTTTCTGCTGAAATGGACTGTAAAATCATTCCTGATGGTGATGGTTGTCAATTGATTTGGGAATGCAACGCAGATATTGGTGGAATGATCGCTAGTGTGGGAAGCAGGGTTATTGGTGGTATTGCAAAATTCATGGCAGGTAAATTCTTTAAAGATATGGAGAGACAGTTAAAAACTCATCAAAGAATTTAA
- a CDS encoding FAD binding domain-containing protein, which produces MKPAKFNYLRPSSLEEAVHYLSEYGEDAKILSGGQSLIPLLNMRLSTPKYLIDIGRAEGLSYIQEEGESLVIGALTKHREIEKSELVKKKCPLLSEAIRWVGHEQIRNRGTVGGSIAHGDPSAELPCVLTALRGEVVIADVNGEEIVSPEEFFLTYMLTSLQPDQLVKEIRFPILKPTSGSAFVEVARRHGDFGLVEVAAVVDLSENGSFSEVKLAIGGVNSVPTALGDVERLLVGKEPTEEIYKDASVLTMEMIEPESDLHGTAEYRRELSGTMVIRALKQATIRAQGGRVM; this is translated from the coding sequence ATCAAACCAGCTAAGTTTAATTACCTTCGGCCTTCGAGTTTGGAAGAAGCTGTGCACTATTTATCAGAATACGGGGAAGATGCGAAGATTTTATCCGGCGGACAAAGTTTGATCCCATTATTGAATATGAGACTTTCAACGCCAAAGTACCTTATTGATATAGGCAGGGCTGAGGGGTTGAGCTATATACAAGAAGAAGGTGAATCACTGGTCATCGGTGCTTTGACGAAACACAGGGAAATAGAAAAATCAGAGTTGGTTAAGAAGAAGTGTCCATTGTTATCGGAAGCGATACGGTGGGTAGGCCATGAACAAATACGCAATCGGGGAACTGTTGGTGGCAGTATCGCCCATGGTGATCCATCTGCGGAGCTACCATGCGTTTTAACCGCTTTAAGAGGAGAAGTAGTCATCGCCGATGTAAACGGCGAAGAAATAGTAAGCCCTGAAGAGTTCTTCCTTACCTATATGCTTACATCCTTACAGCCGGATCAATTGGTTAAAGAGATTCGGTTCCCGATATTAAAGCCGACTAGTGGATCGGCATTTGTTGAAGTGGCCAGAAGGCATGGGGATTTTGGTTTGGTCGAGGTGGCTGCAGTAGTTGATCTAAGTGAAAATGGAAGTTTTTCTGAGGTTAAATTAGCCATAGGTGGCGTGAATTCCGTTCCTACAGCTTTAGGGGATGTGGAAAGGCTTTTGGTTGGAAAGGAACCGACTGAGGAGATTTATAAGGATGCGAGTGTTTTAACAATGGAGATGATCGAACCTGAATCCGATCTCCATGGTACAGCTGAATATAGAAGGGAACTATCTGGTACGATGGTCATCCGGGCCTTAAAGCAAGCGACCATTCGTGCACAAGGGGGCAGGGTGATGTGA
- a CDS encoding (2Fe-2S)-binding protein: MDGVKINLKVNGLAISREVDSRLLLSDFIRESLFLTGTHIGCEHGVCGACTIHVNGDPVRSCLMLAVQADGCEVKTVESLIQENGKLNHLQQAFSDNHALQCGFCTPGFLMTVSRLLEDNLNPGEEEIRKCISGNLCRCTGYSNIIKAVKQAAQTVSN, from the coding sequence ATGGATGGAGTGAAGATAAATCTAAAAGTAAACGGACTAGCTATATCGAGGGAAGTAGACTCTAGATTGCTATTATCGGATTTTATCAGGGAGAGCCTGTTCCTTACTGGAACACATATTGGCTGTGAACATGGAGTTTGCGGAGCTTGTACAATCCATGTTAACGGTGATCCAGTCCGCTCATGTTTAATGCTTGCAGTCCAAGCGGATGGATGTGAAGTCAAGACGGTGGAGTCACTTATCCAGGAGAATGGGAAGCTTAATCACCTACAGCAAGCATTTTCGGATAATCATGCCCTGCAATGCGGGTTTTGTACACCGGGCTTTTTGATGACTGTTTCAAGGCTCCTAGAAGATAATTTGAATCCAGGTGAAGAAGAAATAAGAAAATGCATTTCAGGAAATTTATGTCGATGCACCGGTTACTCCAACATTATTAAAGCTGTGAAGCAGGCTGCGCAAACTGTGTCCAATTAA
- a CDS encoding xanthine dehydrogenase family protein molybdopterin-binding subunit, translating into MTKYVGQSVKRREDYRLVTGTGQFVGDIRMTNMVEAVFVRSTHAHAAIKGIDISEAQALEGVHAILTAMDIDGIIKPLVQFESHCALPPNLEEAINPTIHYCYEDVLAKSKVMYVGQPIAVVVADNRYVAEDAADLIKVEYETLPVVVDPFKSLEKGAPLIQEHLQNNVQSDFHLTTGNAVQSLNDADHILKARIQTPRVSSNPLETRGVVSTYENRTDQFHVYSSTQLPFEVRTYIARSLDLVEQQIRVTAPDVGGGFGPKGGVHPEEILVPYLSKLLKRPVKWIEDRLEHMTSSRHSRDQIHDVEVAYNLDGTILGIKDHFIIDSGAVNYFGLTCAYNSAYHLRGAYKIPNYDVTCQIVLTNKTPNVPFRGAGRPEVVFVMDRIIDMVARRLKKDPVEVMRKNMIQAEDMPYDQGILVKDGAKLIYDSGDYPAALDQGLKMVDYEGFRERQKELKKQGKLVGVGISTYVEGTGAGPFESAYVTIDGSGQVVAYLGSSPQGQGHETVFSQICADELMLSPNEITIRVGDTMNLAFGAGTYASRSAVNAGSAIQIASAKLRGKVLAVAAAMLEVESSDLQIENGKAFVKNNPEKCVTYKEIAKAARPGNRCKVPVGMEPGLQVTHYFVPPTVTFSSSVHIALVEVDKETGFVELKGYSVVHDAGKVINPMIVDGQVQGGIAQGVGAALYEEVVYDEKGQLLTGSYMDYLLPTSMEIPTVEKSHQEFLSTRNPLGIKGVGEGGAISPPAAIANAVVDALDPLEITINQLPISPSRLRNWIKEAERKKFKIEIS; encoded by the coding sequence ATGACAAAATACGTTGGCCAAAGTGTTAAGCGGAGGGAAGATTATCGTTTGGTTACAGGTACAGGGCAATTCGTTGGAGATATCCGAATGACAAATATGGTTGAAGCGGTCTTTGTCCGAAGCACACATGCACATGCCGCAATCAAAGGGATTGATATCTCCGAAGCCCAGGCATTGGAAGGGGTGCATGCCATTCTCACAGCAATGGATATAGATGGAATCATAAAGCCTCTTGTCCAATTTGAATCACATTGTGCTTTGCCTCCCAATCTAGAGGAAGCGATCAATCCCACTATCCATTATTGTTATGAAGATGTCCTGGCAAAGAGTAAGGTGATGTATGTAGGGCAACCCATTGCAGTTGTCGTTGCAGATAACAGGTATGTGGCCGAAGATGCAGCAGATTTAATAAAAGTGGAATATGAAACGTTACCGGTGGTTGTCGATCCATTCAAGTCATTGGAAAAAGGCGCACCATTGATTCAAGAGCATTTACAGAATAACGTCCAGTCAGACTTCCATCTTACGACTGGAAATGCTGTACAGTCGCTTAATGATGCAGATCATATTCTCAAGGCAAGAATCCAAACGCCTAGAGTTTCTTCCAACCCGCTCGAAACGAGGGGGGTCGTTTCCACCTATGAAAACCGTACAGATCAATTTCATGTTTATTCTTCCACTCAACTTCCTTTTGAGGTTAGAACATATATTGCTAGATCATTGGATTTGGTTGAACAGCAAATCAGGGTGACCGCACCTGACGTAGGTGGTGGTTTCGGCCCAAAAGGTGGGGTTCACCCAGAAGAAATCCTAGTTCCATATCTTTCGAAGTTATTGAAGAGACCTGTCAAGTGGATTGAAGACCGTCTAGAACATATGACAAGTTCCCGCCATTCACGGGATCAAATCCATGATGTTGAGGTTGCTTATAACTTGGATGGAACTATTTTGGGAATTAAAGATCACTTCATTATAGATAGTGGTGCTGTAAATTATTTTGGATTAACATGTGCCTACAATAGTGCCTACCATTTAAGGGGAGCATACAAGATTCCAAACTATGATGTTACTTGCCAGATTGTCTTAACGAATAAAACACCGAATGTTCCATTCCGGGGGGCAGGAAGACCAGAGGTCGTTTTCGTAATGGATCGAATTATCGATATGGTCGCTAGAAGGTTGAAAAAAGATCCAGTGGAAGTAATGCGAAAGAACATGATTCAAGCGGAGGATATGCCTTATGACCAAGGGATATTGGTTAAAGATGGTGCAAAGCTGATTTACGATAGCGGGGACTATCCGGCCGCATTGGATCAAGGTTTGAAAATGGTTGATTACGAAGGATTTAGAGAGCGGCAAAAAGAGTTGAAGAAGCAAGGAAAGCTAGTCGGTGTCGGCATTTCCACTTATGTAGAAGGAACCGGTGCTGGTCCATTCGAAAGCGCCTATGTCACGATTGATGGTAGCGGTCAGGTCGTGGCATACCTTGGATCATCTCCGCAGGGGCAGGGTCACGAAACGGTATTCTCCCAAATTTGTGCGGATGAATTAATGCTTAGCCCAAATGAAATTACCATAAGGGTCGGGGATACAATGAACTTGGCCTTTGGGGCCGGAACATATGCAAGCCGGAGTGCAGTGAATGCTGGTTCGGCCATTCAAATTGCTTCAGCGAAATTAAGGGGAAAAGTATTGGCCGTCGCAGCTGCCATGCTTGAAGTTGAATCCTCTGATTTACAAATCGAAAATGGCAAAGCCTTTGTTAAGAACAACCCTGAAAAATGTGTGACCTATAAGGAAATTGCTAAAGCGGCACGTCCAGGAAACAGATGCAAGGTGCCTGTTGGAATGGAGCCAGGCCTGCAAGTCACACATTACTTCGTTCCGCCCACTGTTACCTTTTCATCGTCCGTCCACATAGCCTTGGTGGAAGTGGATAAGGAAACAGGTTTTGTCGAGTTGAAAGGTTATAGTGTGGTTCATGACGCAGGAAAGGTCATCAATCCAATGATCGTGGATGGTCAAGTGCAGGGTGGCATAGCCCAGGGAGTTGGTGCAGCTCTATATGAAGAAGTCGTTTACGATGAGAAAGGCCAACTTTTGACCGGATCTTATATGGATTATTTATTGCCGACTTCCATGGAAATCCCGACTGTAGAAAAGTCCCATCAAGAATTTCTCTCTACCAGAAATCCACTTGGCATCAAGGGAGTAGGTGAAGGTGGAGCCATTTCCCCGCCTGCAGCCATTGCGAATGCGGTTGTTGATGCGCTCGATCCTTTAGAAATCACGATCAATCAATTACCCATTAGCCCAAGCAGACTCCGTAATTGGATTAAGGAAGCGGAAAGGAAAAAGTTCAAAATCGAAATAAGTTAA